A genomic stretch from Setaria viridis chromosome 1, Setaria_viridis_v4.0, whole genome shotgun sequence includes:
- the LOC117834521 gene encoding probable tocopherol O-methyltransferase, chloroplastic gives MAHAALLHSALPSTSSAASRRRGRGRHHRAPSRAPRRRLPRLMASSTAQQAPAPAPQGLKEGIAGLYDESSGVWESIWGDHMHHGFYDSGEAASMADHRRAQIRMIEEALAFADVPDDPEKKPKTIVDVGCGIGGSSRYLAKKYGAQCKGITLSPVQAERGNALAAAQGLSDQVSLQVADALEQPFHDGQFDLVWSMESGEHMPDKRKFVSELARVAAPGGTIIIVTWCHRNLEPSETSLKPDEVSLLKRICDAYYLPDWCSPSDYVSIAKSLSLEGIKTADWSENVAPFWPAVIKSALTWKGITSLLTSGWKTIRGAMVMPLMIQGYKKGLIKFTVITCRKPGAA, from the exons ATGGCTCACGCGGCGCTGCTCCACTCGGCCCTCCCTTCCACGAGCTCTGCcgcatcccgccgccgcggccgcggccgccaccaccgcgccccTTCGcgtgccccgcgccgccgcctgccgcgcctGATGGCCTCGTCGACGGCCCAGCaggcccccgcgccggcgccgcaagGCCTGAAGGAGGGAATCGCGGGGCTGTACGACGAGTCGTCGGGGGTCTGGGAGAGCATCTGGGGCGACCACATGCACCACGGCTTCTAcgactcgggcgaggcggcgtccATGGCCGACCACCGCCGCGCCCAGATCCGCATGATCGAGGAGGCGCTCGCCTTCGCCGACGTCCCAG ATGATCCGGAGAAGAAACCCAAAACGATAGTCGATGTAGGATGTGGAATTGGTGGTAGCTCAAGGTACTTGGCCAAGAAATACGGGGCGCAGTGCAAGGGCATCACGTTGAGCCCTGTTCAAGCTGAAAGAGGGAACGCTCTCGCTGCTGCGCAGGGGTTGTCGGACCAG GTTTCTCTGCAAGTTGCTGATGCTTTGGAGCAACCGTTCCATGATGGGCAGTTTGATCTTGTATGGTCCATGGAGAGTGGCGAGCACATGCCAGACAAAAGGAAG TTTGTTAGTGAGCTGGCACGCGTGGCGGCTCCTGGAGGGACCATAATCATCGTGACATGGTGCCATAGGAACCTCGAGCCATCTGAAACCTCGCTGAAACCCGATGAAGTGAGCCTCCTCAAGAGGATTTGCGACGCATACTACCTACCGGACTGGTGTTCACCTTCAGACTATGTGAGCATTGCCAAGTCGCTGTCTCTGGAG GGTATCAAGACAGCTGATTGGTCAGAGAACGTGGCCCCATTCTGGCCGGCCGTGATAAAATCAGCACTGACATGGAAAGGCATCACCTCCCTCCTAACAAGCG GATGGAAGACGATAAGAGGGGCGATGGTGATGCCGCTGATGATCCAGGGCTACAAGAAGGGGCTGATCAAGTTCACCGTCATCACCTGTCGTAAGCCCGGAGCAGCGTAG
- the LOC117834540 gene encoding 3-dehydrosphinganine reductase TSC10B: MAAALLLLLLTPAGLLAALAFLARPRAARVPLKGRHVFITGGSSGIGLAMATAAAREGARVSILARNLARLEEARAAIQRDSGRGDVGVHAADVRDAAAVERALREAGPVDVLVCNHGVFVPQELERQDMEEIKWMVDINLMGTFHLIKAALPAMKARTRETRLPGSIAIMSSQAGQVGIYGYTAYSASKFALRGLGEALQHEVITDNIHVSLIFPPDTETPGLEEEHKRRPELTNIIAGSSGGMKANDVAKKALDGIKSAKFIVPCNFEGAMLAVATAGLSPQSSPVMAFLEVIGAGLMRFAALCFQWNWFSTIEGYYAKNKKRE, translated from the exons ATGGCagcggcgctcctcctcctgctgctcacgcccgccggcctcctcgccgcgctcgccttCCTGGCGCGCCCCCGCGCGGCGCGCGTCCCTCTCAAGGGCCGCCACGTCTTCATCACGGGCGGGTCCAGCGGCATCGGGctcgccatggccaccgccgcggcgcgggagggCGCGCGGGTCTCCATCCTGGCCCGCAACCTCGCCCGCCTCGAGGAGGCGCGCGCCGCCATCCAGCGCGACTCCGGTCGCGGCGACGTCGGCGTCCACGCCGCCGACGTGCGGGACGCGGCCGCCGTGGAGCGCGCGCTCCGGGAGGCCGGGCCCGTCGACGTGCTGGTCTGCAACCACGGCGTGTTCGTGCCGCAGGAGCTCGAGAGGCAGGACATGGAGGAGATCAAGTGGATGGTGGACATCAACCTCATGGGCACCTTCCACCTCATCAAGGCCGCGCTCCCCGCCATGAAGGCGCGCACCCGCGAGACGCGCCTCCCTGGGTCAATCGCGATCATGTCCTCGCAGGCTGGCCAG GTTGGTATCTATGGGTACACTGCGTATTCAGCGAGCAAATTTGCACTTCGTGGATTGGGAGAGGCGCTGCAGCATGAAGTCATCACCGACAACATTCATGTCTCGTTGATTTTCCCTCCTGACACTGAGACTCCGGGTTTGGAAGAGG AGCATAAGAGGAGGCCAGAATTGACGAACATCATAGCGGGTTCATCTGGTGGAATGAAGGCCAATGATGTTGCGAAGAAGGCTCTGGATGGCATCAAATCTGCGAAGTTTATTGTCCCCTGCAACTTTGAGGGTGCAATGTTGGCCGTAGCAACTGCTGGTTTATCCCCGCAGAGTTCACCGGTAATGGCATTCCTAGAGGTGATTGGTGCTGGACTCATGCGGTTTGCAGCGCTTTGTTTCCAGTGGAATTGGTTCTCTACGATAGAGGGCTACTATGCCAAGAACAAGAAGCGCGAGTAA